From Pantoea sp. Ep11b, the proteins below share one genomic window:
- the fabB gene encoding beta-ketoacyl-ACP synthase I encodes MKRAVITGLGIVSSIGNNQQEVLSSLREGRSGITFSEEMKDSGMRSHVWGNVKLDTTGLIDRKVVRFMSDASIYAYLSMEEAIKDSGLSAEMYQSNPRVGLIAGSGGGSPRFQVFGADAMRSPRGLKAVGPYVVTKAMASGVSACLATPFKIHGVNYSISSACATSAHCIGNAVEQIQLGKQDIVFAGGGEELCWEMACEFDAMGALSTRYNDTPEKASRTYDNERDGFVIAGGGGMVVVEELEHALARGAHIYAEIVGYGATSDGADMVAPSGEGAVRCMKMAMNGVDTPIDYLNSHGTSTPVGDVKELGAIREVFGDNTPYISATKAMTGHSLGAAGVQEAIYSLLMLEHGFIAPSINISSLDAAAEGMNIVTQPMEKELTTVMSNSFGFGGTNATLTMRKYQA; translated from the coding sequence ATGAAACGTGCTGTGATTACTGGCTTAGGGATCGTTTCCAGTATTGGTAATAACCAGCAGGAAGTGCTGTCATCTCTGCGTGAAGGACGCTCTGGCATCACCTTTTCTGAAGAGATGAAAGATTCCGGCATGCGTAGTCACGTCTGGGGTAACGTTAAATTAGATACCACCGGCCTCATCGATCGCAAAGTTGTGCGTTTTATGAGTGATGCGTCCATCTATGCTTATCTCTCCATGGAAGAAGCGATTAAAGATTCCGGTCTCAGCGCTGAAATGTATCAGAGCAACCCGCGCGTGGGTCTGATTGCAGGTTCAGGCGGCGGTTCGCCACGTTTTCAGGTCTTTGGTGCCGACGCCATGCGCAGCCCGCGTGGTCTGAAAGCCGTGGGTCCCTATGTCGTGACTAAGGCGATGGCTTCCGGTGTCTCTGCCTGCCTCGCCACGCCCTTTAAAATTCATGGCGTAAACTACTCGATCAGCTCCGCCTGTGCCACCTCTGCGCACTGCATCGGTAACGCGGTTGAGCAGATTCAGCTGGGCAAACAGGATATCGTTTTTGCCGGTGGCGGCGAAGAGCTGTGCTGGGAAATGGCCTGTGAGTTCGATGCGATGGGCGCACTCTCTACCCGCTACAACGACACGCCAGAAAAAGCGTCACGCACCTATGATAACGAGCGCGACGGCTTTGTTATCGCCGGTGGCGGTGGCATGGTTGTGGTTGAAGAGCTGGAGCATGCGCTGGCCCGTGGTGCGCACATCTATGCCGAAATCGTCGGTTACGGTGCAACCTCCGACGGTGCAGACATGGTTGCGCCGTCAGGCGAAGGCGCAGTGCGCTGTATGAAGATGGCGATGAACGGTGTGGATACCCCAATCGACTATCTGAACAGTCACGGCACCTCCACGCCGGTGGGTGACGTGAAAGAGCTGGGTGCCATCCGTGAAGTGTTCGGCGACAACACGCCATACATCTCTGCAACCAAAGCTATGACCGGTCACTCACTGGGTGCGGCGGGCGTGCAGGAGGCGATCTACTCACTGCTGATGCTGGAACATGGCTTTATCGCGCCAAGCATCAACATCAGTTCACTCGATGCGGCGGCGGAAGGCATGAATATCGTCACCCAGCCGATGGAAAAAGAGCTGACCACGGTGATGTCCAACAGCTTCGGCTTCGGTGGCACCAACGCTACGCTGACCATGCGTAAATATCAGGCGTAA
- a CDS encoding rhodanese-like domain-containing protein, which produces MSSVLRTAAATPQESLAYLQAKLTYYTDAWDLAEDLGQQCTGIVVIDARAPDAYRAGHISGAINFPHRSMNAETTARLDRSKVYVTYCDGIGCNGSTKAALKLASLGFQVKELTGGLDFWKREGHPLTWGEAAGEWPVSGPAASCGC; this is translated from the coding sequence ATGTCATCAGTTTTACGCACAGCGGCCGCAACGCCGCAGGAAAGCCTGGCGTATTTACAGGCAAAACTCACTTACTACACCGATGCCTGGGATCTGGCGGAAGACTTAGGGCAGCAGTGCACCGGGATCGTGGTGATCGATGCGCGCGCCCCGGACGCCTATCGCGCCGGGCACATCAGCGGCGCGATTAACTTCCCGCATCGCAGCATGAACGCGGAGACCACGGCCCGGCTCGACCGCAGCAAAGTCTATGTCACCTATTGTGACGGCATCGGCTGCAACGGCTCGACCAAAGCGGCCCTGAAGCTGGCTTCGCTGGGATTTCAGGTCAAGGAGCTGACTGGCGGGCTGGATTTCTGGAAACGGGAGGGTCATCCGCTGACGTGGGGGGAGGCGGCGGGCGAATGGCCCGTTTCCGGGCCTGCGGCATCCTGCGGCTGCTGA
- the mnmC gene encoding bifunctional tRNA (5-methylaminomethyl-2-thiouridine)(34)-methyltransferase MnmD/FAD-dependent 5-carboxymethylaminomethyl-2-thiouridine(34) oxidoreductase MnmC — translation MKLTPVEHAQLNWNEQGTPVSRAFDDVYFSNDNGLEETRYVFLGGNGFPQRFAAHPRDLLIVAESGFGTGLNFLTLWQAFDTFQREQPDATLRRLHFISFEKFPLTRADLAAAHQHWPELAHWAGALQAQWPAALPGCQRLLFDGGRVTLDLWLGDINALRDQLDESLHRQVDAWFLDGFAPSKNPDMWTPELFGMMARLTRPQATFATFTAAGFVRRGLQQAGFEVIRRKGFGPKREMLCGTLQDAPLLRCPQPWYHRRAAEQREVALIGGGVASATLALALLRRGWRVTLYCADEAPALGASGNRQGALYPLLNQHDPALATFFPAAFGFARRCYDQLNVSYEHAWSGVLQLGWDEKSRKKIDQMLSMGLPETIAHRVNVAEAERLANVKHGHEGIFYPQGGWLSPAELTTAMLAWGETQGLRIHWLHRVEALSREDEQWTLTFRDRPAVRHTSVVLTNGHTIADFIQSAPLPTYAVAGQVSHVPSTPGLDALQTVLCYDGYLTPVSPQFGTHCIGASYRRGETATDYREADQQENRSRLVRCLPDGEWARTVDVSDGEARMGVRCASRDHLPMVGSVPDYAATLAQYADLQATLASGGEVAEAPDLPGLFIAGALGSRGLCSAPLVAEVLAAQLAGEPQPLDAATLAALNPNRYWVRKLLKGKAV, via the coding sequence GTGAAATTAACCCCGGTTGAACATGCACAGCTAAACTGGAATGAACAGGGTACACCTGTTTCCCGAGCGTTTGATGACGTCTATTTCTCCAATGACAACGGTCTGGAGGAGACGCGCTATGTCTTCCTCGGCGGGAACGGTTTTCCCCAACGTTTTGCTGCGCATCCACGCGACCTGCTGATCGTGGCGGAAAGCGGATTCGGCACCGGCCTCAATTTTCTGACACTGTGGCAGGCGTTTGACACCTTCCAGCGTGAACAGCCGGATGCCACCCTCCGACGGCTGCATTTTATCAGCTTTGAAAAATTCCCCCTGACCCGCGCCGATCTGGCGGCGGCCCATCAGCACTGGCCTGAACTGGCACACTGGGCCGGGGCGCTGCAGGCGCAGTGGCCTGCCGCCCTGCCCGGCTGTCAGCGGCTGCTGTTTGATGGCGGCCGCGTCACGCTGGATCTCTGGCTGGGGGATATAAACGCGCTGAGGGATCAGCTGGATGAAAGTCTGCATCGCCAGGTGGATGCCTGGTTCCTGGATGGGTTTGCCCCCTCGAAGAACCCCGATATGTGGACGCCAGAGCTGTTCGGCATGATGGCAAGGCTGACGCGGCCGCAGGCGACCTTTGCTACCTTCACCGCCGCCGGTTTTGTGCGGCGCGGGCTGCAGCAGGCGGGCTTTGAGGTTATCCGTCGCAAAGGATTTGGCCCCAAGCGGGAGATGCTGTGCGGCACACTGCAGGATGCGCCTTTACTGCGCTGCCCGCAGCCGTGGTATCACCGTCGCGCCGCTGAACAGCGCGAGGTGGCCCTGATTGGCGGTGGCGTTGCCAGTGCCACCCTGGCGCTGGCGCTGCTGCGTCGTGGCTGGCGGGTGACGCTCTATTGTGCCGATGAAGCGCCTGCACTGGGTGCCTCCGGCAACCGTCAGGGGGCGCTCTATCCGCTTCTTAACCAGCACGATCCAGCCCTGGCGACCTTCTTTCCGGCGGCCTTTGGCTTCGCCCGGCGGTGCTATGACCAGCTGAACGTCAGCTATGAACACGCCTGGAGCGGCGTGCTACAGCTGGGCTGGGATGAGAAGAGCCGTAAAAAGATCGATCAGATGCTGTCGATGGGGCTGCCTGAGACGATCGCCCATCGTGTCAATGTCGCTGAGGCAGAAAGGCTGGCGAATGTTAAACATGGTCATGAGGGTATTTTCTATCCGCAGGGCGGCTGGCTCTCACCGGCTGAACTGACCACAGCGATGCTGGCCTGGGGCGAAACCCAGGGTCTGCGCATTCACTGGCTGCACCGTGTCGAGGCGCTTTCACGCGAAGATGAACAGTGGACGCTGACCTTCCGCGATCGTCCGGCGGTTCGCCACACCAGCGTCGTGCTGACGAACGGTCACACGATTGCTGACTTTATCCAAAGCGCCCCGCTGCCGACCTATGCGGTGGCCGGTCAGGTCAGCCACGTTCCTTCTACGCCGGGCCTCGATGCGCTGCAGACGGTGCTCTGCTACGACGGCTATCTGACGCCTGTCAGCCCGCAGTTTGGAACGCACTGCATTGGTGCCAGCTACCGTCGGGGCGAGACGGCCACCGATTATCGCGAAGCGGATCAGCAGGAGAACCGCAGTCGCCTGGTGCGTTGTCTGCCGGACGGCGAGTGGGCCAGAACCGTCGATGTCAGTGACGGCGAAGCGAGAATGGGCGTGCGCTGCGCATCGCGCGATCACCTGCCGATGGTGGGCAGCGTACCCGATTATGCGGCGACGCTGGCGCAGTATGCCGACCTGCAGGCTACACTGGCCAGCGGCGGTGAGGTCGCTGAGGCACCCGATCTGCCGGGCTTGTTTATCGCTGGCGCGCTGGGTTCACGCGGCCTGTGCAGTGCACCGCTGGTGGCCGAAGTGCTGGCAGCCCAGCTGGCGGGCGAACCGCAGCCGCTGGATGCTGCGACATTGGCGGCGCTCAATCCGAATCGTTACTGGGTCAGAAAATTACTGAAGGGAAAAGCAGTCTGA
- a CDS encoding elongation factor P hydroxylase, with protein sequence MNPTHHYEQLITLFDRCFSDEFQTRLIKGDDEPIYLPADETSPWNRVVFAHGFYASALHEISHWCIAGEARRRLVDFGYWYCPDGRDAQTQSQFEAVEVKPQALEWMFCTAAGFPFNVSCDNLDGDCEPDRIAFQRKVHAQVMSYLASGIPARPARFITALAEFYGRPPLTASQFPWPDDL encoded by the coding sequence ATGAACCCGACCCATCATTACGAACAGCTGATTACGCTGTTCGATCGCTGCTTCAGCGATGAATTTCAGACCCGTCTAATTAAAGGCGACGATGAACCCATCTATCTTCCCGCTGACGAAACGTCGCCGTGGAACCGGGTGGTCTTCGCCCACGGCTTTTACGCCAGCGCCCTGCATGAAATCTCTCACTGGTGCATCGCCGGGGAAGCCCGTCGCAGGCTGGTCGATTTTGGCTACTGGTATTGCCCGGATGGCCGCGATGCACAGACGCAGAGCCAGTTTGAAGCGGTCGAAGTGAAGCCGCAGGCGCTGGAGTGGATGTTTTGTACCGCGGCAGGCTTTCCCTTCAACGTGAGTTGTGACAATCTCGATGGAGATTGTGAGCCGGATCGCATTGCGTTTCAGCGTAAGGTACATGCTCAGGTGATGAGTTATCTGGCGTCGGGCATTCCCGCTCGTCCCGCGCGTTTTATTACCGCCCTGGCGGAATTTTATGGCAGACCGCCATTAACCGCGTCACAGTTTCCCTGGCCGGACGATCTGTGA
- a CDS encoding PLP-dependent aminotransferase family protein, whose protein sequence is MSSPLLQLFQHQTSGGVRERLCATLRLAIHRHHLHAGQQLPSSRQLAQDLRLSRVTVEAAYGQLESEGYLRRETGRGTFVAITVPVSPPSSPVRPQPARFSARGRQVLATGGCQDPPFPHAFAAGSPELRAFPHDLWRRLTSSVQRSLGSAAMGYGDPCGYLPLRSALADYLSLARGVVCQPEQVIILTSSQQALQLLAMMLVDPGDEVWMEEPGYPGARNAFLAAGAQVRGIEVDAEGALPASGSAKLMYLTPSHHYPTGVTLSLPRRLAWLAWAQRHQSWLIEDDYDSEFHYDERPIPALQGLDRCQRVITLGTFSKSLFPSLRLAWMVVPPALITPLGQARSVLDGHSALLSQAITAAFLQQGHFASHLRLMRQLYHSRRDLLLAQITQRLSPWLTPMASGGGLQVTVKLQQQAPKEEVRLTALAAQRGLLLPRLSPLYAGPMPQQGWILGFAALTPDEIVAGCEKLSELLQAG, encoded by the coding sequence ATGAGCTCTCCGCTGTTACAGCTTTTTCAGCATCAGACGAGCGGCGGCGTGCGGGAACGTCTCTGCGCCACACTGCGGCTGGCAATCCACCGTCACCATCTGCACGCCGGGCAGCAGTTGCCTTCCAGCCGACAGCTGGCGCAGGACCTGCGACTCTCCCGCGTCACGGTGGAGGCGGCTTACGGGCAGCTGGAGAGTGAAGGCTATCTGCGACGCGAGACAGGCCGTGGCACCTTTGTTGCCATTACCGTTCCCGTCAGCCCGCCGTCGTCGCCGGTCCGCCCTCAGCCTGCCCGGTTCTCGGCGCGAGGCCGGCAGGTGCTGGCGACCGGCGGCTGTCAGGATCCCCCTTTTCCCCATGCGTTTGCCGCCGGTTCGCCGGAGTTGCGCGCGTTTCCTCACGATCTCTGGCGGCGGTTAACCAGCAGCGTGCAGCGCAGCCTGGGCAGTGCTGCCATGGGGTATGGCGACCCGTGCGGCTATCTGCCGCTGCGCAGCGCCCTCGCCGATTATCTGTCGCTTGCCAGGGGCGTCGTGTGCCAGCCGGAGCAGGTCATCATTCTAACCAGTTCGCAGCAGGCACTACAGCTGCTGGCTATGATGCTGGTCGATCCGGGTGATGAGGTGTGGATGGAGGAGCCCGGTTATCCCGGCGCCCGCAATGCGTTTCTGGCCGCAGGCGCGCAGGTGCGCGGCATTGAGGTGGACGCTGAAGGTGCCCTGCCCGCCAGCGGCAGCGCAAAGCTGATGTACCTGACCCCCTCGCATCACTATCCCACGGGCGTCACGCTGAGCCTGCCACGACGTCTGGCGTGGCTGGCGTGGGCGCAGCGCCACCAGAGCTGGCTGATCGAGGACGATTATGACAGCGAATTTCATTACGACGAACGTCCCATTCCGGCGCTACAGGGCCTGGATCGCTGTCAGCGGGTGATCACGCTGGGCACCTTTTCTAAGTCGCTGTTTCCTTCATTGCGGCTGGCCTGGATGGTGGTTCCGCCCGCGCTGATTACCCCTCTCGGCCAGGCGCGCAGCGTGCTGGACGGCCACAGTGCCCTGCTGTCACAGGCGATCACCGCCGCTTTTCTGCAACAGGGACACTTCGCCAGCCATCTGCGGCTGATGCGGCAGCTCTATCACAGTCGTCGGGATCTTCTGCTGGCGCAGATTACGCAGCGGCTGTCACCCTGGCTCACCCCGATGGCCAGCGGCGGCGGCCTGCAGGTCACGGTGAAACTGCAGCAGCAGGCACCAAAGGAGGAGGTGCGACTCACGGCGCTGGCGGCACAACGGGGTCTGCTGCTGCCGCGTCTGAGCCCGCTCTATGCCGGGCCCATGCCCCAGCAGGGCTGGATCCTGGGCTTTGCGGCGCTGACGCCGGACGAGATCGTGGCAGGATGCGAAAAATTGTCAGAGCTGCTGCAGGCGGGTTAA
- a CDS encoding YfcL family protein has translation MIAEFEARILALIDDMVDHASDDELFASGYLRGHLTLAVAEVEQLDEHTPEALQIQVSRSLQNAIAAGELSPRDQALVVGMWDNLFVQARQISA, from the coding sequence ATGATCGCAGAATTTGAAGCGCGTATTCTGGCCCTGATTGACGACATGGTTGATCATGCCAGCGACGATGAGCTGTTCGCCAGCGGTTATCTGCGCGGGCACCTGACTCTGGCGGTCGCGGAAGTCGAGCAGCTGGATGAACACACCCCGGAGGCGCTGCAGATCCAGGTGTCACGCAGCCTGCAAAATGCCATTGCCGCCGGTGAACTCTCGCCGCGCGACCAGGCCCTGGTCGTCGGCATGTGGGATAACCTGTTCGTTCAGGCTCGTCAGATTTCCGCGTAA
- a CDS encoding tripartite tricarboxylate transporter permease — protein MDTWSFLMQGFAVAMTPENLLIALIGCFIGTIVGLLPGLGPINGVAILMPLAFALHLPAESALILLATVYIGCEYGGRISSILLNVPGDAGAIMTALDGYPMAQQGKAGVALSISAVSSFIGSTIAILGIILFAPLLASWSLAFGPAEYFALMVFAIACLGSMMSHNPLKSFLAALIGLGMATVGVDANTGVYRFTFESVHLSDGIQFVVVVIGLFSVSEILLMLESTSSGQKAVRASGRMMFNMKEAAMATGATLRSSFLGFFVGVLPGAGATIASAIAYMTEKKISGSDQFGKGDIRGVAAPEAANNASACGSFIPMLTLGIPGSGTTAVMVGALTLYNITPGPAMFVEQPDIVWGLIAALLIGNVMLLVMNIPMINVFARMLSIPLWFLVPAIAAISAVGVYAVHSTTFDLLLMVGLGIFGYILRKMDFPMSPLILGFVLGEMLEQNLRRALSISNGNLVILWESLICKVLLVLAIAVLLVPPLWKRWRRHRLKLAEE, from the coding sequence ATGGATACCTGGTCCTTTTTAATGCAGGGCTTTGCCGTCGCCATGACGCCAGAGAATCTGCTGATTGCCCTGATCGGCTGCTTTATCGGCACCATCGTCGGCCTGCTGCCTGGTCTCGGCCCGATTAACGGGGTGGCGATTCTGATGCCGCTGGCGTTTGCGCTGCACCTGCCGGCCGAATCGGCGCTGATCCTGCTGGCAACGGTTTACATCGGCTGTGAATATGGAGGGCGAATCTCCTCGATTCTGCTCAACGTGCCGGGCGATGCCGGAGCCATCATGACCGCGCTGGATGGTTACCCGATGGCGCAACAGGGCAAAGCGGGCGTTGCCCTCTCCATCTCGGCGGTCAGCTCCTTTATCGGCTCCACCATCGCTATCCTGGGGATCATTCTGTTTGCTCCGCTGCTGGCCAGCTGGTCGCTGGCGTTCGGCCCGGCAGAATATTTTGCCCTGATGGTGTTCGCCATCGCCTGCCTGGGCAGCATGATGAGCCACAATCCGCTGAAGTCGTTCCTTGCCGCCTTAATCGGCCTGGGCATGGCGACGGTCGGGGTGGATGCGAATACCGGCGTCTACCGCTTTACCTTCGAAAGCGTCCACCTCTCCGACGGCATTCAGTTTGTGGTCGTCGTAATTGGCCTGTTCTCGGTGAGTGAAATTCTGCTGATGCTGGAATCCACCAGCAGTGGTCAGAAGGCGGTGCGGGCCAGCGGCCGCATGATGTTCAACATGAAAGAGGCGGCGATGGCAACCGGTGCAACGCTGCGCTCCTCCTTCCTGGGCTTTTTTGTCGGCGTTCTGCCGGGTGCCGGTGCGACCATCGCCAGCGCCATCGCCTATATGACGGAGAAAAAAATCAGCGGCAGTGACCAGTTCGGTAAAGGTGATATTCGCGGCGTGGCCGCCCCGGAAGCGGCAAACAACGCCTCCGCCTGTGGCTCCTTTATCCCGATGCTGACGCTGGGGATCCCTGGCTCCGGCACGACGGCGGTGATGGTCGGCGCCCTGACGCTCTATAACATCACGCCGGGGCCGGCGATGTTTGTCGAGCAGCCGGATATCGTCTGGGGTCTGATCGCGGCACTGCTGATTGGCAACGTTATGCTGCTGGTGATGAACATTCCGATGATCAACGTCTTCGCCCGCATGCTGAGCATCCCGCTCTGGTTCCTGGTGCCAGCCATCGCCGCGATTTCCGCCGTGGGCGTTTATGCCGTGCACAGCACCACCTTCGATCTGCTGCTGATGGTCGGCCTGGGGATATTCGGTTATATCCTGCGCAAAATGGACTTCCCGATGTCGCCTCTGATCCTGGGCTTTGTGCTGGGTGAAATGCTGGAGCAGAACCTGCGCCGCGCCCTGTCGATCAGTAACGGCAATCTGGTGATCCTGTGGGAAAGCCTGATTTGCAAAGTGCTGCTGGTGCTGGCGATTGCAGTCCTGCTTGTCCCGCCACTCTGGAAACGCTGGCGTCGTCATCGCCTGAAGCTGGCGGAAGAGTAA
- the flk gene encoding flagella biosynthesis regulator Flk — protein MQPLSGPGVPVGDRSSVNPQTGASRHGSVAGEQPLSPAQRTTLERLIVRISSLSNLKAPELWAGVRHEVGVKSEAELQSRHFPLAEQYLNSRLTQAQNGHATRQLMTQLTELLPKGNNRQAVSDFIRQQFGQTVLSALSQDQLRQVLTMLQNGQMTIPQPQQIRVSDRTLLPAEHHTLNQQVIRLAAATGESTGKLWSAALKLVNLTSGDPIPSRHFPLLTQYLQVRQTLSQQSAPTLQLLEASLKQPLDKQEQSQLEEYSQQRFQATPQTVLTVTQTQDLLNFLFSRRAERAEKLHEQPLAPGEIRPQPIWSPFVASLPAGLQPLAQRPLLGLFVALLVIFLLWLVF, from the coding sequence ATGCAACCTCTCAGCGGCCCCGGTGTGCCGGTCGGCGATCGTTCATCTGTCAATCCGCAAACCGGCGCGTCACGTCACGGTTCGGTGGCTGGTGAGCAGCCGCTCTCCCCTGCTCAGCGCACCACCTTAGAACGTCTGATCGTGCGTATCTCTTCGCTCAGCAATCTCAAAGCGCCTGAACTCTGGGCGGGTGTGCGGCATGAGGTCGGCGTGAAGAGCGAAGCTGAGTTGCAGTCGCGCCACTTTCCCCTAGCGGAACAGTACCTTAACAGCCGTCTGACCCAGGCCCAGAACGGGCATGCCACGCGTCAGCTGATGACCCAGCTCACCGAACTGCTGCCAAAAGGCAACAACCGTCAGGCGGTCAGCGATTTTATCCGTCAGCAGTTTGGTCAGACCGTGCTGAGCGCACTGAGTCAGGATCAGCTGCGCCAGGTGCTGACCATGCTGCAGAACGGGCAGATGACGATCCCGCAGCCGCAGCAGATCCGCGTCAGCGATCGCACCCTGCTGCCTGCTGAACACCATACGCTGAACCAGCAGGTCATTCGTCTGGCGGCTGCTACCGGTGAATCAACCGGCAAGCTGTGGTCGGCGGCACTGAAGCTGGTGAATCTGACCAGCGGCGACCCGATCCCGTCGCGCCACTTTCCGCTGCTGACCCAGTATCTGCAGGTGCGCCAGACGCTGAGCCAGCAGAGCGCACCGACGCTGCAACTGCTGGAAGCGTCCCTGAAACAGCCGCTGGATAAGCAGGAGCAGAGTCAGCTGGAGGAGTACAGCCAGCAGCGTTTCCAGGCGACGCCGCAGACTGTGCTCACCGTGACCCAGACGCAGGATCTGCTTAACTTCCTGTTCAGCCGTCGCGCTGAGCGGGCAGAAAAGCTGCATGAGCAGCCGCTGGCGCCCGGCGAGATCAGGCCGCAGCCGATCTGGTCGCCGTTTGTCGCCTCCCTGCCCGCGGGCCTGCAACCTCTGGCTCAGCGTCCCCTGCTGGGCCTGTTTGTCGCGCTGTTAGTCATCTTCCTGCTCTGGCTGGTGTTCTGA